One part of the Stigmatopora argus isolate UIUO_Sarg chromosome 8, RoL_Sarg_1.0, whole genome shotgun sequence genome encodes these proteins:
- the LOC144078925 gene encoding GTP-binding protein REM 2-like, translating into MPTDVPQDGLKTEEETLKRDPMTLASTPNVRRGSTPLPIKHQLRREEAVRDDADWSSDAACGAPPPPPLLFSPAPDDGTQMAEAAGKPDPDAPLRIALLGQNGVGKSALAFAFLGDGDRTASVDFEGEGHVTLVTVDDEESAIVIYDNWRHDLSALRCEVCALVFSVTDRRSFHRTAQLRLLLRETQPQTPIILVGNKSDLVRSREVSSQEAMSSAALFNCLYLEISASLDHRTTELLESAVRLARGQPPWPPGASPEEVGAGGPLESITSRAKRFLSSLVPRYQRERGEAGRFLRQKSHSCHDLGAL; encoded by the exons ATGCCGACAGATGTGCCCCAAGACGGACTCAAGACCGAGGAGGAGACCCTCAAG CGCGACCCCATGACCCTGGCTAGCACGCCGAACGTGCGTCGAGGCAGCACGCCACTGCCCATCAAGCACCAACTCCGGCGCGAGGAGGCCGTTCGCGATGACGCCGACTGGTCCTCGGACGCCGCCTGCGGGgccccgccgccaccgccgctccTCTTCAGCCCGGCCCCGGACGACGGGACGCAGATGGCGGAGGCGGCGGGCAAGCCCGACCCCGACGCCCCCTTGAGGATCGCCCTGCTGGGCCAGAACGGCGTGGGGAAGTCGGCGTTGGCCTTCGCCTTTCTGGGGGACGGAGACAGGACGGCATCGGTGGATTTTGAAG GGGAGGGGCACGTGACCTTGGTTACCGTGGACGACGAGGAGAGCGCCATCGTTATTTATGACAACTGGAGACAC GACCTGTCGGCGCTACGCTGCGAGGTGTGCGCGTTGGTGTTCTCGGTGACCGACCGACGCAGTTTCCACCGTACGGCGcagctccgcctcctcctccgggAGACACAGCCGCAGACTCCCATCATCCTCGTGGGCAACAAAAGCGACTTGGTTCGCTCACGGGAAGTCTCATCACAAG AGGCCATGTCCAGCGCCGCCCTCTTCAACTGCCTCTATCTGGAGATTTCGGCCTCTCTAGACCACCGCACCACGGAACTCCTGGAGAGCGCCGTGCGGCTAGCGCGGGGCCAGCCTCCGTGGCCCCCGGGCGCTAGCCCGGAGGAAGTGGGCGCCGGGGGGCCGCTGGAGAGCATCACCTCGCGCGCCAAGCGCTTCCTGTCCAGCCTGGTTCCTCGCTACCAGCGCGAGCGAGGCGAGGCCGGCAGGTTCCTCCGGCAGAAGTCGCACTCTTGTCACGACTTGGGGGCACTGTGA